One genomic window of Candidatus Trichorickettsia mobilis includes the following:
- a CDS encoding Npt1/Npt2 family nucleotide transporter — MALCYRNSFRSFFANFQNYSLIYLKFNKFFSKISVEFQNKPTKFINYIWPINSAELPKFLCITLLMFCILCIQNLIRALKDSIVNTMIGPETISFLKFWGVMPAAFCFTIIYVKLVSSVKSEYIFYLIISLFLTFFALFAFYIFPNHQLLHLSTDHAQQLISNYPNFKWFILLLSNWSFSLFYIIAELWPNVVFALLFWQFVNTITNVEESTRFYPLFGLLGQTGLYVSGQFLSNLANINQYFALQFNLLLLSDHVLSIQIILITVLILGIIALFIFWLLNHKILEASAVEQLKFKAGKIQVGLRESLRMVLSSRYIMLITILLVCYGLAINLVEGPWKATASKVYTTPTEFASFVGGYLKYTGIFTVGFVILGSSIVRTLGWYTAAIITPIMVLVTGLLFFTIANFQVAATLIVATFVFTDPAIMAVTIGAIQNVLSKSSKYTLFDSTKEMSYVPLDDDLKTKGKAAADVIGTKIGKSASALLQSLIFMILPTASYQSISIYLMMIFTMVCILWIWGVGELDKEYRIAIKKK; from the coding sequence ATGGCATTATGTTATAGAAATTCTTTTCGTTCATTTTTTGCTAATTTTCAAAATTATTCCTTAATATATCTAAAATTCAATAAATTTTTTTCTAAAATTTCAGTAGAATTTCAAAATAAACCTACAAAATTCATCAATTATATTTGGCCAATTAATTCTGCTGAATTACCAAAATTTTTATGCATAACCTTATTGATGTTCTGTATTTTATGCATCCAGAATCTAATTCGAGCTTTAAAAGATAGTATAGTCAATACCATGATTGGTCCAGAAACCATTTCATTTCTAAAATTCTGGGGGGTGATGCCGGCTGCATTCTGCTTTACTATAATTTATGTCAAATTAGTAAGTAGTGTTAAAAGTGAATATATTTTTTATCTGATAATATCCTTATTCTTGACATTTTTTGCTTTATTTGCCTTCTATATTTTTCCAAATCATCAATTACTGCATTTAAGCACCGATCATGCTCAGCAATTAATCAGTAACTATCCTAATTTTAAGTGGTTTATATTGTTATTATCAAATTGGAGTTTTTCATTATTTTATATCATTGCTGAATTATGGCCTAATGTGGTCTTTGCATTATTATTTTGGCAATTCGTTAATACTATCACTAACGTTGAAGAATCGACAAGATTTTACCCATTATTTGGTTTACTTGGTCAAACTGGACTATATGTTTCCGGACAATTTTTATCTAATTTAGCGAATATTAACCAATATTTTGCACTACAGTTTAATTTATTACTATTATCAGATCATGTTTTATCAATACAGATAATATTAATTACCGTACTGATCTTAGGAATCATCGCATTATTTATATTCTGGTTACTGAACCACAAAATATTGGAAGCCTCTGCTGTTGAGCAATTAAAGTTTAAGGCTGGTAAGATTCAGGTGGGATTAAGAGAAAGTTTAAGAATGGTATTATCTTCACGATATATAATGCTAATTACCATTTTACTGGTTTGTTATGGATTAGCAATTAATTTGGTAGAAGGACCATGGAAAGCAACAGCATCCAAGGTTTACACTACACCCACAGAATTTGCCAGTTTTGTTGGTGGTTACCTGAAATATACCGGTATTTTTACTGTGGGCTTTGTAATTCTGGGATCAAGTATAGTCAGAACCTTAGGCTGGTATACTGCTGCCATTATTACCCCAATAATGGTTTTGGTTACTGGTTTGTTATTTTTTACTATTGCTAATTTTCAAGTTGCAGCAACGTTAATAGTAGCTACTTTTGTTTTCACTGATCCTGCAATTATGGCGGTAACTATCGGTGCTATCCAGAATGTTCTCAGTAAATCCAGTAAATATACTTTATTTGATTCAACTAAAGAAATGTCTTATGTGCCTCTGGATGATGATTTAAAAACCAAAGGTAAAGCAGCAGCTGATGTTATTGGTACTAAAATTGGTAAATCGGCTAGTGCGTTACTGCAGTCATTAATTTTTATGATTCTGCCAACAGCCAGTTATCAATCAATTTCTATTTATTTAATGATGATCTTTACCATGGTCTGTATTTTATGGATCTGGGGAGTAGGGGAGTTGGATAAAGAATATAGGATCGCAATAAAAAAAAAGTAA
- a CDS encoding zinc-finger domain-containing protein: MNIVEIVNTKTSSVSCAGKEVPYDHPKVYLEIDAENGSIVCPYCSKKFVLQNN, translated from the coding sequence ATGAACATTGTTGAAATTGTGAACACAAAAACCAGTTCAGTTTCTTGCGCAGGCAAAGAAGTACCTTACGATCATCCCAAAGTATATTTGGAGATAGATGCAGAGAATGGTTCTATAGTTTGCCCATATTGCAGCAAGAAATTTGTACTGCAAAATAACTAA
- a CDS encoding DUF6980 family protein, producing the protein MDYYSTSPREEHELVRYHSETRNYHFILHGNNLGMEQEMYYCSWCGAKLPKSLSEEWCKVIKENFGLDDVFAQEWAELPKEFKTEEWWKKRGL; encoded by the coding sequence ATGGATTATTATTCTACTTCTCCTAGGGAAGAACATGAGTTAGTAAGATATCACTCTGAAACAAGGAATTATCATTTTATCTTACATGGTAATAATCTTGGTATGGAACAAGAAATGTATTATTGCTCATGGTGTGGGGCTAAATTGCCAAAATCTTTATCAGAAGAATGGTGTAAAGTTATAAAAGAAAACTTTGGTCTAGATGATGTGTTTGCTCAGGAATGGGCAGAGTTACCAAAAGAATTCAAAACCGAAGAATGGTGGAAGAAGCGTGGGTTGTGA
- a CDS encoding 3-hydroxybutyrate dehydrogenase — MQDKIVVITGSTSGIGLGIAEHLASLGSKVVINGFAATDIVEQICLKLKNLGATDVFYHNADLSKPVEITAMFEQILERFGKIDVLINNAGIQFVAPIEDFPPEKWEAILRIDLISAFYTIKYALPSMKKNGYGRIINIASAHALVASPFKSAYVAAKHGLLGLTKTVALECAEYGVTVNAICPGYCQTQLVLDQVANTAKVRGISEEEVIKKVMLEPQATKKFVKIAELAALVEFLCSSKSASVTGAALPMDGGWTAH, encoded by the coding sequence ATGCAAGATAAAATAGTGGTTATTACAGGATCTACTAGTGGTATTGGTCTTGGAATTGCTGAACATTTAGCTTCACTTGGAAGTAAAGTGGTGATCAATGGTTTTGCTGCAACAGATATAGTCGAACAAATTTGTCTTAAATTAAAAAATTTAGGAGCTACAGATGTTTTTTACCATAATGCCGATTTATCAAAACCGGTAGAAATTACAGCAATGTTCGAGCAAATACTTGAAAGATTTGGTAAGATTGATGTCTTAATCAATAATGCCGGCATCCAATTTGTAGCACCGATCGAAGATTTTCCTCCTGAGAAATGGGAAGCAATATTACGTATTGATTTAATTTCAGCATTTTATACCATAAAATATGCGTTACCGAGCATGAAAAAAAATGGTTACGGCCGCATCATCAATATTGCCTCTGCTCATGCTTTAGTAGCATCTCCTTTTAAGTCTGCTTATGTTGCTGCTAAACATGGTTTGCTTGGACTAACCAAAACTGTTGCTCTCGAATGTGCTGAATATGGAGTGACGGTAAATGCGATATGTCCAGGATATTGCCAAACACAATTAGTACTGGATCAGGTAGCCAATACAGCAAAAGTCAGGGGCATTAGCGAAGAGGAAGTCATCAAGAAAGTAATGCTGGAACCTCAAGCAACAAAGAAATTTGTTAAAATTGCTGAGCTTGCAGCGCTGGTAGAATTTTTATGCAGTAGTAAATCTGCCTCAGTTACTGGTGCAGCTTTGCCAATGGATGGTGGATGGACAGCTCATTAA
- a CDS encoding DUF6980 family protein, giving the protein MGFNELKTNYCCDELQFHIKERERIIIYIPITRSYLIKVSDHVGQEIKFCPWCGNKLPKDLTTIRASIIFDELHLDDYDDQRLPSEFKTDEWWKKRGL; this is encoded by the coding sequence TTGGGATTTAATGAACTAAAAACAAATTACTGTTGTGATGAATTGCAGTTTCACATTAAGGAGAGAGAGAGAATAATTATTTATATTCCTATAACTCGTTCTTATTTGATAAAAGTAAGTGATCACGTAGGTCAGGAAATAAAATTCTGTCCTTGGTGTGGTAATAAGCTACCAAAAGACTTAACTACTATAAGAGCAAGTATCATATTTGATGAATTGCATCTTGATGATTATGACGACCAACGTTTACCATCAGAATTCAAGACTGATGAATGGTGGAAGAAGCGTGGATTGTAA
- a CDS encoding tetratricopeptide repeat protein, producing MKNIKEVSEPISPKHQSLAKLKSTDTNTDDTQQLSPKKSIEDVISINTKTAEVITAYNGLGISSKIPPKDIHILCKIPVALQELHQNIKENPRDISNYLRASYLYGAMGERTKAQGYVKLAKQIDPVAIKNPELLNQFQMECVNTQHILNSSERLLAYNPDDVNAHYARGLVNYGMTGSNRNYAESYSSFKRVITLDPSFTAAYAYLASTAKALGNKDEAIEYYKQAVSLRPDDFESCRELVELLAGTEEESVYQQQADAAQLQMQQFNIEQHISQEQESKSKKEDVVAKADLAEHMVNPYELEVELDSYRERIAERVQERLALSSFISEQDTQLVENITQRVKAEYPELAEETQERIGTLAYFAYQQYQQQPEIAPQPQLAMTQVAMMGVATLELGTYLINSAITAAAAWQLSGGVELDKIAAVFLSSNENEHYNQIILERRKLEQNQPPQVSKFKDSTISGMPDPEDEEHKVGERKFNCEKAESPVWRELQNYKKGYRTNNLGGKYREYYKWDHTHNDIEVFDHNYYHKGSLEPRTGELYKEAVKGRRAWDLMN from the coding sequence ATGAAAAATATAAAGGAAGTTTCTGAGCCAATATCGCCTAAACATCAATCACTGGCTAAACTCAAGTCTACAGACACAAATACAGACGACACACAACAATTATCCCCCAAAAAATCAATTGAAGATGTTATCAGCATCAACACAAAAACTGCCGAAGTAATCACCGCCTATAATGGTTTAGGTATTAGTAGTAAAATACCACCAAAAGATATTCATATTCTTTGCAAAATTCCTGTAGCGTTGCAGGAATTACACCAAAATATCAAAGAAAATCCCCGGGATATCAGCAATTATCTGCGTGCAAGCTATTTATATGGAGCTATGGGAGAGCGTACCAAAGCTCAAGGTTACGTAAAGCTAGCCAAACAGATTGATCCTGTGGCTATTAAGAATCCGGAGTTATTAAATCAGTTTCAGATGGAGTGTGTTAATACTCAACATATTTTGAATAGCTCTGAAAGATTGCTGGCCTATAACCCTGATGATGTAAATGCGCATTATGCTCGTGGCTTAGTAAATTATGGCATGACTGGTAGTAATCGGAATTATGCTGAAAGCTATAGTAGTTTCAAGCGAGTAATAACGCTAGATCCGTCATTTACGGCAGCTTATGCGTATCTGGCCAGTACTGCTAAGGCACTTGGTAATAAGGATGAAGCAATAGAATATTATAAGCAAGCAGTATCATTGAGACCAGATGATTTTGAATCATGTCGTGAATTGGTTGAATTATTAGCTGGTACTGAAGAAGAATCTGTGTATCAACAACAGGCAGATGCAGCACAGTTGCAGATGCAACAATTCAATATAGAACAACATATTTCACAGGAACAAGAAAGTAAAAGTAAGAAGGAAGATGTCGTAGCCAAAGCTGATTTAGCTGAACATATGGTAAATCCATATGAGCTGGAGGTAGAGCTGGATTCTTACCGAGAAAGAATTGCTGAGAGGGTGCAGGAACGCCTTGCATTATCAAGTTTTATTTCAGAACAGGATACGCAACTAGTAGAAAATATTACTCAGCGAGTTAAAGCAGAATATCCGGAGCTTGCAGAAGAAACACAAGAACGAATAGGGACGCTTGCATATTTTGCATATCAGCAATATCAACAGCAACCGGAAATTGCACCGCAACCGCAATTGGCAATGACTCAAGTTGCGATGATGGGAGTTGCAACTCTAGAGCTTGGCACTTACTTGATCAATTCAGCAATCACGGCAGCAGCGGCCTGGCAGCTGAGTGGTGGCGTTGAGCTGGACAAAATTGCTGCGGTTTTTCTTTCCTCAAATGAAAATGAGCATTATAATCAGATAATCCTAGAAAGGCGCAAACTTGAGCAGAACCAACCTCCTCAGGTAAGTAAGTTCAAGGATTCCACTATCTCCGGTATGCCTGATCCTGAGGATGAAGAACATAAGGTTGGGGAGAGAAAATTTAATTGTGAAAAAGCTGAAAGCCCAGTCTGGAGAGAGTTGCAGAATTATAAGAAAGGATATAGAACTAATAACCTTGGTGGTAAATATAGAGAATATTATAAATGGGATCATACGCATAATGATATAGAAGTGTTTGACCATAATTATTATCATAAAGGATCATTAGAGCCTAGAACTGGAGAATTATATAAAGAGGCTGTTAAAGGGAGGAGAGCTTGGGATTTAATGAACTAA